A stretch of the Zeugodacus cucurbitae isolate PBARC_wt_2022May chromosome 6, idZeuCucr1.2, whole genome shotgun sequence genome encodes the following:
- the LOC105221483 gene encoding ryncolin-1-like, whose amino-acid sequence MIIPHIKMLVNSAVLVLFLSITSSDILLNKSRRARTIPYNCIEAVRAAGSKAKSGIYQIQLPLEGWTHRPFYVYCLLDGNGGDPWLLLQRRQDKDINFYRNWTDYKIGFGNLETSFFIGLDLLHALTQVQFNELQIELHDFNDTVMYANYDSFAVGDEYEKYALNIVGKYSGSAGDGAFHNHRGQSFSTYDRDNDRWWDGNCAGKYKGGWWYNTCHWSCLNGEYIIGTNNEEGKGIIWKTWHGAFYSLKYTHMAIRPIYSAEMREHGGRNRTNEAHWCKKRTHRCKKRINKG is encoded by the exons ATGATCATTCCACACATAAAAATGTTGGTGAACAGTGCGGTCTTGGTGCTCTTTTTGAGCATCACCTCGTCGGATATACTATTAAACAAATCGAGGAGGGCGAGGACTATACCTTACAACTGTATCGAGGCAGTGCGCGCCGCTGGTTCAAAGGCCAAAAGTGGCATCTACCAAATACAATTACCGTTAGAGGGCTGGACGCATCGACCCTTCTACGTTTACTGCCTACTTGATGGCAACGGTGGTGACCCTTGGTTGTTGCTACAGCGTAGGCAAGATAAAGACATCAACTTCTATCGCAACTGGACTGATTACAAGATTGGCTTTGGCAATTTGGAAACAAGCTTCTTCATTGGTCTGGACTTGCTACATGCGCTCACGCAGGTGCAATTTAATGAGCTGCAAATCGAATTGCATGATTTCAACGATACCGTTATGTACGCTAACTACGATAGTTTCGCTGTGGGTGACGAGTATGAAAAATATGCATTGAATATTGTGGGAAAATACTCTGGAAGCGCGGGCGATGGTGCTTTCCACAATCACAGGGGCCAAAGTTTCTCTACATACGATCGGGATAACGACCGTTGGTGGGATGGCAATTGTGCTGGAAAGTATAAAGGGGGCTGGTGGTACAACACCTGCCACTGGAG TTGCCTAAATGGCGAGTATATTATTGGTACTAACAACGAAGAAGGGAAAGGCATCATATGGAAAACATGGCACGGTGCCTTCTACTCGTTGAAATATACACACATGGCTATAAGACCAATATATAGTGCAGAAATGCGAGAACATGGCGGTAGGAATAGGACAAATGAGGCTCACTGGTGTAAGAAGAGAACACACAGATGTAAGAAGAGGATAAATAAAGGCTAG